From the Chaetodon auriga isolate fChaAug3 chromosome 17, fChaAug3.hap1, whole genome shotgun sequence genome, the window TGTACACTCAGAGTCTCATGAGCTTAATTAAGGCGTGCGCCCTGGCTGCTGGTCTCCGGTCAGACTTCATTCCCAAAACAGAAacttaaattattatttatttcacatctattaaaacagaacaaatctTAACCCTTTACTGTCATGTCTAGCTGGGTGAGTCCAAAGCCTCAAACAattcagaaatatatttttatcaCACGTTATTCatatgaaaacaacaaaagtcattttcattttttttttcctacgcatttatttgaaaatgtgtgtgtttgtcgtgACATGAGCTGATTATCGGCATCCACGTGCTAAGACAAAGATATCAGGATAATTTTTCCTTTAATCAAATCACATCGATggaatttgttgttttcttcatcatCCATGTTGAAATATGTCAGTCACGCGAAAGTCTAAATGAGGCCAGGAAATTCCTTCAAGATAATAATAAATATGGCAGAATTTTTTCACAGAACTGatattttttctctttggtGTGTCAGTCAGAGGGAGCTTTTGGTAAAATGTTTGATTCAAAACTGCTGTCAAGAGAAAACCTGATCTTAAAATTATTACTCAGAAACCTGATCCTCAAAAGGATTCCCAGGGGTTAATTCAAGGACTCCAAAGTCAGATGATTTCTTTCCAGATGGGCTTCATAGATTCATAAGTTAATTTTCTACACTGCACATCAGCTGACACCACAGAGGGCTTCCATGTCGTGATCAATAAAAGGTTTAATGACAAAATGAGAAATCCATTGTTCCAAAGCCATGACTGATACCGTGGTTGCAGACGTGGAATACTTGTGAGATCATAAAGAGTGTTTGCAAAGTAAACCTCTGTTAAGAAGAAAATTTGCTTGAATTATAACAAATGAAGAAATTCAGAGATTTTCTGTAACTTTTTACAAAAGAAAGGTAAGAACACGTCTctaaatgtctctctctcagcatcCATCAACAACCCTGATGATTTTAAGGGGTCTGGGAGTCTTCAAATGTGCTTtgttacctctctctctccagcattCGGTGACATGTTCCCCCACaagcatgcagcagcagggaaGTTGCCATTTCCAATTCCACCAATCCCAGGCTGGGATCCTGACACCAACCCATGGAATGATTACCTCTACCCCCCACTCAACCCCACAAACCTAAAAGAGCTCATGCACCACAGAGGTCAGTAAAGTCATCTCTTTTCCTCTGAGTTCGTGTTCTTCCTATTTTGAGTTATTCATCTGATTCATCCATTTTTCAGCAGGTAAACCAAAGGTTCGTCTGACCAGCGACAGTCCGGCTCTCAACGGCTCTTGCGTCTCCTTCACCGCGAAGCTGGAGTACCCTCCATGCCAGAAGGAGAATGCCAGGGGGGACCTTGTATGGGATGAGCACTGTGAGGATGGTATGGAGCTGGAGGCCTCAGGTGCTGCCGAAAAGCCCGCCCAGGCCACGCCCCCAAACATATGACATCATTGTCTGCCACAAAACACCACTGCAGCATGTTAGACAGCCAAACTACACCACACATGCAAGAAAATCACAGGAGTGTTGTAATAATAAATAGTTACACAGGCACACTTCAAACTGAATCTTTTTACATGCAGGAGCAATATTAGCATTTGGAGTTGTGTATCAGTCCAACTGGTGAGCAtgagtccaatattcactctctgctttggtctccaccaactccagagggaaacatctggctgtttggttgctaaatgctccatcaGCTACTTgttaactttgtctgctgtttggtgctgagcaggtagcgcACAGCGAGTTTATCAAAGATATCTTCCTgtgaacagctgcctgctgctgctagAAAGGGTGCCAGCTGAACCAAAGCAATTAAGCTGCAGGtggtaaaaccaaaacaattagtTGGAAGAGGCTGAAATGGTCTTGGTGATATATAAATAGTAAGTAGTGCAGCtttattggattttattttttaaataacacaACTTTTTCCTTCACCCTCTTCTGAGCAGCCAATGGACAGGTGCATTCAGGGTACGTGTACAACTGGACTTCCTGGTTGGACGACTATGGCTTTGGAAAGTGTACggacaaacagaaatgcaacatGTTCCCCGATGGGAAACCCTTCCCTCAGAGCAATGACTGGAGACGCAAGAGCTATGTCTACGTGTGGCACACGATGGGTGAGCACGCACAGGTTTACAGATTTTCACATGTGCAGACGCAAAAGCTAAATGAACTGTTTTCCTCTCCGCTcatcttctttgtttcttccAGGCCAGTACTACGAGACATGCGACGGCTCCTCCTCCAGCGTGACCATCAACACCACCAACATCCCTCTGGGGGCGGAGGTCATGGAGGTCATGGTCTACAGGAAGCGTGAGCGCAGGAAGTACAGCCCCCTCACCACCGACAACACCGTCTTCTACGTCACAGGTGGAGACAAACTCACATGTTCAGCTTCTACAAGTTTATTTGTCGGCAGCCAAAAAGACGAACACCAGGAGAAACCGAGAGAGTGAATTATTTATGACTCCCGTGCTCACTTTCTCTTAGATAAAATCCCACTGGCAGTCAACATCTCCCAGAAGGCTGCGGTCAACCAGTCTGAGAACGTTTTCTTCCGTGGGGAGGACGTGGTCTTCAAAGTCCAGCTCCATGACCCAAGTGGCTACCTCAAAACCGCTGCCGCCATTGACTACATCTGGGACTTCAGGGATGGCAACCAGCTGGTCACACACCGCGATGTGaccacacacacctacagcagGCTGGGGAGAATGAATGTGAAGCTGGTGGTGGAGGCAGCGTTCCCTATCGAGTGCCCACCCACTGCTGCCACCCCGACTCAGAGGAGCCCCACGCCACCACCTCCCACCGGTACTGAACAGAGACACTTGGATATATATgcatgatgctatcacctgttaccactgaacctgtttacctgtggaatgttccaaacaggtgtttttggagcattccacaactttcccagtctttagttgctcctgtcccaacttgtttgaaacatgctgctgccatcaaattcagaataagcagatatttacaaaaatcaatgaagttgatgagataAAAAACTATATTTGagctgttttcaactgagtatatgtcaaaaggattctgttgtatttaattttaaaatatttaatttttacacagcgtcccaacttctttggaatcagagttgtagtAACAGCAATATCGCCGCTCataaaacaagctgctgttgaATTTTTACATGTAATTTTTTAATGCTCCTTCACCTCCATTTTATTGACGTGGGACCAGACATCTCAGGGAAACTTAACTAAAATCTTggacaaataaagacaaaactatctgcatggtTCTTACCACCAGAGGGacgttagcattagcactgCTAACCTCAGGCAGGGCACTGGATGCTGTCACCCAGCTAGTCCTGAAGTGTTATCTCTCAAAACTACATGTGTCATAACTGTATTCCTGCATCTCGTCCTCCAGAGGTTCCCACTCACGCTGTTACTGTCAAAGTGGAGACCACACCGGGTGAGTTCAACAGctaaccgtgtgtgtgtttatgtgtatttaagAGAGACGGAAGAAGTGCATGCACCTGAGCAGGAGCCTGTTAATTATTCATGAATACTTGAAAcacttgcatacacacattCTTCTCCAGTGAGACCACATCTAACcacttgtttcctgtttcagcacCACCCAGCACCACCAGCAAACCCCCCCCCTCGTTATCGACCATTGCCATGACATCAGGCCTGCCCACCACGGAGCCCCTTCCCCCTACTGTTGCCAGTATGAGCCCAGAGTCCAACCCCACCACCCTGACCTGGCTCAGAACCAGGCGCCTCAACAGCAACGAGTGCTTCCGCTACGCCTATGGGACCTTCATGGGCAACATCACCATTATTGGTAGGTGGGATGCTGCAGTTTCCTTTTCATTATGGAGGCTGATGACAAAAGTATAACCTGTCACTACTTTGATGAACCTGGGGcattagttatttatttatttttagccacactagtGGCATGGCTCCAGGAATGGTAATGTCTCTTGGTTGGTCCAGCActtaaatatctcaacaactattggatggattgaaactttgtacagatatttatgttgctcagaggatgaaacctCATGACTTCAGTAACTTTTCCTCTTGAGCCATCACAaggttgatatttgtggttttcagtgaaatgtcttgacagctATTGGAGGAAACTATGTACGGACATTGTTTTCCCTCGGGATGAATTTTAATCGCTTTGGTGACCcacttatttttcttcttgcaccatcatcaagtcaaaatATTTATTTGGCCAGTATTTTGGATAAtgaacaaatacctgcaaaacgaGTGACTTtgcatcatcctcagctgtactttgtgtttattggtaatcagatgtgcacacacatgcgcacacgctAAACTCAGATGGGGAGCATTATaccagctaaacatcagcatgataGCATAGACGCTAAATTCAATGCAGCTTCTACACGgtctcacagagccactagtcactgttatgttcatatatgTCTACCCATCCAAAATATAAGTGGAACTCTGAttccttctttttcattttaattttcaagtATACAAGCAGACAGCATAGAGAGGAGACAAGTGACTCTGCTGTCCAGCTGTTAAAGGAAAGTCTGCTCCACTGAgcagaacagagctgcagtcagtgcTTGATCATGTGAAACCAGCCTTTAGTGATTTTTGCacaaatcaaatgtaaaaaaaaacaacaacaacaaagaattCAATTTCCTGTTCATATTTTTATATGATGGAAGGACTATAATTTTAGATCAAAATTGTTAATCCTTATTCTTATGGTTCAGTTTTTTCCCTCTAAAaacctgtcaaacacacacacacacacacacaccaccttcCACTAAAAACCATTGAGCTTCACCATTTTAATGTAATGAGAAGATGATTACATATCTAAAACCAGCTCCATTCATCTATTTTCTCCACAGAGCCCAAGCATGCACTGAACAGTCAGCCAAGCAGTCGCATTGTGGATGTGTCGGCTTCCAGAGTGACCAACACTGACATCAACTTCCTGGTGAAGTGTCTGGGAAGGTCagtatttacatatatattcATGTTAAAACACTTATATTTGGGGTTTTCTTGACTGCTCTTGGGTGAAATTCAAAATTGTGTCTCCAaaggacagtttttttttctcagtaatAGCATGTAGAATATACCGTAACCAAATAAATTAATACAACACAGAGACTAATGCCTTTCAGCTAAATGGCAATTAATTAATGTATAATTTTTTAATCATCAGAACTATGGTGATATGAAATAGCAGTCAATGTTTAACAATCATGATAAAAAGTAGaaaattcaaaatgtattatttattatctaATCAAGTCATAACATAAATCAAACTACTGTAATGGTTATTCTTATAATTTGCTTTTTGGCTTAagaacaaaatgtcttcatcaCTGGTGGTTTATGTGTAGAGCTGTGGTCCATCTGTGAATGACTTTAAAACCTTCCAGTCCCAGCACATGTAATTTGCTTATttgttatgttaaaaaaaataaataataataataataataaggtttcagacaaagaaaaggttTGCTAATTTCATTTAACCCTTCATCCTTCCACCCCTCACCCTCAGCATCCCCACGTCAGCCTGCACCATTGTGTCAGACCCCAGCTGTACTCAGGTGCGTGACATTATGTGCAACGATGTGCCGCCATTGTCAGCGTGTGAAGTGCATCTCAGGCGAACGTTTCTGGAGCCGGGCACCTACTGCGTCAACATCACCCTGGAGGACTCCAACAGCCTGGCCCTGACCAGCACCACTGTCACCATCAACAAGTCCCAGGACGCACCTGGTCGGTTATTCTTATCTAATGTGCATGTTCACAAACGATTTTTTTGtagctttttttaaataaggTCTTATTATGTATCAATTGTCTTTAACTAGCATCCTTGCAGAAAGTGGACAAAATGAcgttctctgtctgtctgtccctgcagtGTCCAAGAAGTCTCATGCTGCAGAGGTGGTgctctcctccactgctgtgCTGGTGGCTGCCTTTGCATTCATTGCCTATCTGGTCTGCAAGTGAGTAGTACTAACATCCAGCTGTATTGACAGTATCTGCTGCAGCACGGGGACATGGACACACTGCTAATAATGTGCTACTGCCTAGTCTCATTTCTTGATTGCTCTTTCTTTAGATATGACATTATTTTCACCATTTCCCACCAAATATTTCCCTCACTTCCATCCTCCTATCTCACAtctcccttttccctctccCCAAGGCGTTACAGGGTGTACCATCCCATCCGTAGATCAATGGTGGAGGACGCCAGCGGCCAGGCCGGGATGGGAGGTCGCATGGTCCGTCTGAGGGAGGCACTCTTCCCCTCCAGTGAGGAGAGCCATCACCTGCTGACTGAGAGGCGCCCCCTGTAGGCTCTCCTGAGCTATACTGAAGCATTTCTGCCCTCAATGGCAGAAATATTGAAAAATTCTGATTGACATATGCGAATCTAAGCATAACATCAGTCatataaataaaagtaaaaatagcaGGAATATGTTCATTTCTGTAGAGAAATATCAGTGAATCATAATagtcttgtttgtgttttaatttggttGTTATGAGTGTTGGCTACAGCAAAGGGCTAATGCTACAACAGCATGACCGAGGCACTGCTCAGCTTGATCTCCGTACCCTGGTTCATCATTGGATAAAGTAGTTGCTAGAAGATTAATTGGGTTCAGGCTAGAGCTGTTTTTTAATCCAAGGAAAGATTTTGTGCAAATTTTGTGCCAAGCACTGCTTTTCAACACTGTGTCTTAcgttgtaataataataatgatcatcCTTGAGATGGCTTTCCGGTACAGAATTGATTGTACCTGTGACGTGTGCATGCTCTTTCTCAGCTGAGTGAATTAAAAGTGCAAGTCTAATTTGTAAGACCCAAAAACTAATTCAAAGAATTCACTTGGACCTTGACACAAGGACTCTAATAAAGGATTGTGAACTAACCGCTCATCTTTTGACGACATTCAAATATTGTCTGTATGTCTTTACAATAAGTCCGCGACCAGCCTGCAGAACAAATGACCAGTGattcagtgaaagtgaaaaactTCAACTTTTGCCACGTTCTTCCTAATCTTAAATCAAGGTTGAACAGTTGAAAGCCTTCAACAGCAACACCTCCACCACAGCAAGATAACTTCCCTGCAGCCTAACTGTGAGATTCAAGTATTGTACACCCTCAATTCTTAGCAGGATTTTATTATGtagcatgttcacacacacacaaaaaaaaaaaaaaaaaaaaaggctgatttaTGCAATGCACAAAGAGGaaagctggagaaaaaaaagaagcttatTCTGGACGGTGGTCAAACAGCTCCAGGATCAgttcagaaaactgaaaataaaatttggAGAAACattctgctgcctctctgtgaaGTTTAATTGGCCGTGCTATTTTGGAGGCACAGTCCAATTCCTTTGCActgctccacttcctgttggtATTCTTATGAATGACGCTTGTTTAACACAAATTGATTCTAACTGCAAAAGTATGCTATAAAGAATAGAATGGGTTTTTGGACATAGTTATTGCCAGTATAACATATTTCCAATCCATAATATGAATTCAAGGTAATTTTAGCAAGTTAAAGGGAGGTTGCTACTTGTCCTTCCTTGTGGTGGAACtaatattaaaacatgatgcaagtaatttttccatttctttagTCAATGGTGCAGAAAGATTTCACACCATAACTTAAAACATGACCCTGATGTGAGGTCAACCAACCAACCCAGACTTTTTACTAAATTGAGTGAGCCGGTGACAGATTGTATGTGTGAAATCTGGTTTTACCATCAACCAAGAACAGCACCGTCCTCCTGGTTTGTGCCATAAAACAATCTACCTGCATACATTCAATCCAGTAgatttcctgaaaaaaaaaaaggacaaaaggacaaacacaatttcattatttttttttatttagaggCATTTGACAAGTGGAGCTGTGTGTGAAGGGGAGGTGAAGGGGCACAAGCATGGTtgcagagagggggaggagggaatATCATGCTGAAGTTAGATCACTTTTTCCAAAAAACTCAGAGACCCAGTCCCTCATATCTGTCTCATACCAAGAGGATGTTCCACGTTACACAGCCAAGAAATGCTAACAGAAGAAAATAGCTACCAAATCAGCGAGTGTGTGTAGCATCTGTGAAAGacaaaaggggggaaaaaaaaagacaggactTGTATCTATTTTGAAGTCTTACaaatcagaaacaaaaaaaggcaggcccttttagaaaaaaaaaagaaaaaagaaaataatgaattttCTCATTTAACTATTGAATGCAAAAATCAAACACGTGATTTGAccttttttcacaaaaaaaccCAAGCAAAAGTTCAAATACATGTAAGCCACACCACCAAAATTagaaagcagaaagaaagaaccATCATTTGAGGATTTCAATTAAGCCAAAAAGAGTATATATAAAACACTggcaaaagaaaatatttttgatCAGTTTCAATTATTCTCTCAATTCTAAATAGTACATGATTTTTAGTTTAAGTTGGGGAAGCATGGGGAGGCATAAAGGAAgcggggggtggagggggggggctAACAATTCTAACAAATAGAAGAATGCCTCTACTTCAAATACGTGTCTAAAGAGGTAGATCAAAACAAACTGCGGCGGAGGGGGAAGGGGTGGGGAGGGTTGTTTGGCAGGGAATCAGGAGGTGTCGGGGATAATTTTAAGTATCACTTGTGCCCCTCAGTTAAAGCGCGGTGTTAGGGTGGCACGCCCATGTAGAAAGAAGTGTTCTGGGGGACTGAGGTATCGGTGCGCGCTGGCGCTCAGTGGGGGCAGGGCGGGGTGCCTAGTGCCACaacaaccccccaccccctcagcTGAGGTAGACGGCGTTCTACTGTGGAAGCATGGATACACttgagcacttttttttttttcctttttttttttttttttataccacAATCAACATATTTACATTCGGCATGAagagacaaatgaaataaatctaAGTTTTGGattcctttcctcttttctcaccCTCAGTCAAGGTTCATTCAGTATGTTGTGTGCCTTTTCGGGCTTGTCTTCCCTGTGTGAACAACAAATTGAAACATCAAGTTACATTTGTGGGTTTACAGAGAATGTCTTCTGTTTAAATCATTTTCCTATAgcgcaaaaaaaaacaacaacctaTGGGTCTATCAGTGTGACTCCCCCTACCCTCACCATGCAGTGAACGACGTTAACATTGACTTGATGGCCTCGCTACAAGGGCCATTCCGGACTGACAAAGCTTGCTCTATGAAAAATAAACCTAGCCGGGCTTGGACCTTGCTGAGACACCATCGTTAAAGAAGGTGGCAGATGGTCGGGgaacagaacagacaaaaaacagatgCTTTGCTGACTCTAGGGCAGCAAGAGGGAGGACGTTACAGTCCACACTGCACTGCCCTGACCACAGCCCTCCTACGAAGGCAAAGAGGAAATTTCTTTTTTGACAAATTAAAGTACCATTACCAATAAACGATGTCAATCCCAAAACTAAATGGCATTGCTGCAATTATGTACGGTTGGCATTATTTGCATGTCTtagttgtcttgttttttttttttcttcttcattttttctttttttttttttgttttgtttttcagaagaTGGTGGACCCTCAGGGGAAAAACTGAGGCGATATTCTCTCGATACTCCTGTCAGCCGCCAGCTGAGGGGGCGCCAACTCTTGCTCTGGGGCTGCTATGTACAAATAGACTTTATGTACAGGGTCATCTTaagtcacacatacacatgaacaATGCCGCCTAAAGCACCAGAGTTGAAGGCAAGGTCAGTTGGCAGCTGACCAAATTTTaaattttcttaaaaaaataaaaatgttcaaagaCTATCAGCTTTATAAAGTATACAAAATaccacaaaagcaaaataaaaaaaagaaaggaacattttttcatatatatataatcattttcttctcttctgaGGTACTAGATCCTGAGGTAGTTAAGTAAAATGCATATTAAATTGGTTTTCCTGGGCAGCAGCAGTTCGGCACCATTTTCCCTAAGTGTCAGTCATGGCGCTGCCCTCACCTCTAAATATATATTCATCTATGTATATAGGTCTATCTATAAAATGCATCCAAATTTATAAAATGCCACTATCATTACAAGGGCAGGACGCCCAATATAATCC encodes:
- the gpnmb gene encoding protein QNR-71 isoform X2 encodes the protein MEALRCVFLLVCACFAYQAEGRKTFGDMFPHKHAAAGKLPFPIPPIPGWDPDTNPWNDYLYPPLNPTNLKELMHHRGKPKVRLTSDSPALNGSCVSFTAKLEYPPCQKENARGDLVWDEHCEDGMELEASANGQVHSGYVYNWTSWLDDYGFGKCTDKQKCNMFPDGKPFPQSNDWRRKSYVYVWHTMGQYYETCDGSSSSVTINTTNIPLGAEVMEVMVYRKRERRKYSPLTTDNTVFYVTDKIPLAVNISQKAAVNQSENVFFRGEDVVFKVQLHDPSGYLKTAAAIDYIWDFRDGNQLVTHRDVTTHTYSRLGRMNVKLVVEAAFPIECPPTAATPTQRSPTPPPPTEVPTHAVTVKVETTPAPPSTTSKPPPSLSTIAMTSGLPTTEPLPPTVASMSPESNPTTLTWLRTRRLNSNECFRYAYGTFMGNITIIEPKHALNSQPSSRIVDVSASRVTNTDINFLVKCLGSIPTSACTIVSDPSCTQVRDIMCNDVPPLSACEVHLRRTFLEPGTYCVNITLEDSNSLALTSTTVTINKSQDAPVSKKSHAAEVVLSSTAVLVAAFAFIAYLVCKRYRVYHPIRRSMVEDASGQAGMGGRMVRLREALFPSSEESHHLLTERRPL
- the gpnmb gene encoding protein QNR-71 isoform X3, whose translation is MEALRCVFLLVCACFAYQAEGRKTFGDMFPHKHAAAGKLPFPIPPIPGWDPDTNPWNDYLYPPLNPTNLKELMHHRAGKPKVRLTSDSPALNGSCVSFTAKLEYPPCQKENARGDLVWDEHCEDANGQVHSGYVYNWTSWLDDYGFGKCTDKQKCNMFPDGKPFPQSNDWRRKSYVYVWHTMGQYYETCDGSSSSVTINTTNIPLGAEVMEVMVYRKRERRKYSPLTTDNTVFYVTDKIPLAVNISQKAAVNQSENVFFRGEDVVFKVQLHDPSGYLKTAAAIDYIWDFRDGNQLVTHRDVTTHTYSRLGRMNVKLVVEAAFPIECPPTAATPTQRSPTPPPPTEVPTHAVTVKVETTPAPPSTTSKPPPSLSTIAMTSGLPTTEPLPPTVASMSPESNPTTLTWLRTRRLNSNECFRYAYGTFMGNITIIEPKHALNSQPSSRIVDVSASRVTNTDINFLVKCLGSIPTSACTIVSDPSCTQVRDIMCNDVPPLSACEVHLRRTFLEPGTYCVNITLEDSNSLALTSTTVTINKSQDAPVSKKSHAAEVVLSSTAVLVAAFAFIAYLVCKRYRVYHPIRRSMVEDASGQAGMGGRMVRLREALFPSSEESHHLLTERRPL
- the gpnmb gene encoding protein QNR-71 isoform X4 encodes the protein MEALRCVFLLVCACFAYQAEGRKTFGDMFPHKHAAAGKLPFPIPPIPGWDPDTNPWNDYLYPPLNPTNLKELMHHRGKPKVRLTSDSPALNGSCVSFTAKLEYPPCQKENARGDLVWDEHCEDANGQVHSGYVYNWTSWLDDYGFGKCTDKQKCNMFPDGKPFPQSNDWRRKSYVYVWHTMGQYYETCDGSSSSVTINTTNIPLGAEVMEVMVYRKRERRKYSPLTTDNTVFYVTDKIPLAVNISQKAAVNQSENVFFRGEDVVFKVQLHDPSGYLKTAAAIDYIWDFRDGNQLVTHRDVTTHTYSRLGRMNVKLVVEAAFPIECPPTAATPTQRSPTPPPPTEVPTHAVTVKVETTPAPPSTTSKPPPSLSTIAMTSGLPTTEPLPPTVASMSPESNPTTLTWLRTRRLNSNECFRYAYGTFMGNITIIEPKHALNSQPSSRIVDVSASRVTNTDINFLVKCLGSIPTSACTIVSDPSCTQVRDIMCNDVPPLSACEVHLRRTFLEPGTYCVNITLEDSNSLALTSTTVTINKSQDAPVSKKSHAAEVVLSSTAVLVAAFAFIAYLVCKRYRVYHPIRRSMVEDASGQAGMGGRMVRLREALFPSSEESHHLLTERRPL
- the gpnmb gene encoding protein QNR-71 isoform X1 → MEALRCVFLLVCACFAYQAEGRKTFGDMFPHKHAAAGKLPFPIPPIPGWDPDTNPWNDYLYPPLNPTNLKELMHHRAGKPKVRLTSDSPALNGSCVSFTAKLEYPPCQKENARGDLVWDEHCEDGMELEASANGQVHSGYVYNWTSWLDDYGFGKCTDKQKCNMFPDGKPFPQSNDWRRKSYVYVWHTMGQYYETCDGSSSSVTINTTNIPLGAEVMEVMVYRKRERRKYSPLTTDNTVFYVTDKIPLAVNISQKAAVNQSENVFFRGEDVVFKVQLHDPSGYLKTAAAIDYIWDFRDGNQLVTHRDVTTHTYSRLGRMNVKLVVEAAFPIECPPTAATPTQRSPTPPPPTEVPTHAVTVKVETTPAPPSTTSKPPPSLSTIAMTSGLPTTEPLPPTVASMSPESNPTTLTWLRTRRLNSNECFRYAYGTFMGNITIIEPKHALNSQPSSRIVDVSASRVTNTDINFLVKCLGSIPTSACTIVSDPSCTQVRDIMCNDVPPLSACEVHLRRTFLEPGTYCVNITLEDSNSLALTSTTVTINKSQDAPVSKKSHAAEVVLSSTAVLVAAFAFIAYLVCKRYRVYHPIRRSMVEDASGQAGMGGRMVRLREALFPSSEESHHLLTERRPL